ggggagggagaggtggggcgCAGAGCTGAGATCCCCCGAGGATGCTgaatcccagctctgctctgggcttCATCCCCAGCCATCTCACCCAGCCTGTGTACTGGTCTGGTCTCTGGTTTCCACATCCCAAGGGACCTTTTCTTGGTGAATCTCCAAAAAACAATATACCATTTGGGCAGCTTTAactctttccttgaaaataatttccttaaCTCTTTCCTTGAAAATCGAACTGCAAGGCAGTCTTCTAAATTGCTCTTCCTTAAATAcattctgctctgaaaaaggCCAAACACTCACTGAGATGTCTGGAATGAGCCACAGGCAGCGTCTGCCTCCTGTGTGGATGGGTGAGCCGGTGCGGAGTTGTGCGCAGATGGACACTGTCTTGAAGGTCTTCATGGCTGAGCATCAGTGCAGGGTCTCAGCAAGGTGGACATCACTCATGAGTAGAGAAAACTGTGGCTGCAGTAGCCCCACAGGAACCTCTTTTGGCATCATCTCATCCTTACCCTGGCTGTTTTCCAGACGGGTGTGATGCTAAAGAGGAACACCTGCAGATGGGAACCACTCCAGGACGGGGTTTCCCTGCtccttcatagaatcacagcacggtttgggtcagaagggaccttaaaggtcatctggttccaacccccctgccacgggcagggacaccttccaccagaccaggttgctcccagccccatccagcctggccttaaacactgccagggagggggcagccacagcttctctgggcaacctgggccagggtctcaccaccctcacagcaaagaatttcttcctcacatctcatctcaatctcccctctttcagtttaaaaccgttccccctcgtcctgtcactccatgcccttgtaaaaagtccctctcccgctttcctgtagccccttcaggcactggaaggtgctagaaggtctccccggagccttctcttctccaggctgaacagccccagctctctcagcctgtctccagagcagaggggctccagccctctgagcatctccgtggcctcctctggaccctgAAATATTCCATTTCATCCCTGAAATATCTGTGTTTGAGCGATACAGCTGCTCGAACCAAAAGCCAGAGACCCCAAGACCAAAAGCCAAGGCTGATGGTTCTGGTCCGATGGCAGCGGTtgcaagggaggaggagggaattGGGGCTGCTGGCGGGGGTCTGGGCACCGCTGACGCTGTCTGTCCTTCCCCAGGCATGGGTCAGCAAAGCGAACCCGCCTTTGCCCCGTcgctcagccccagcagccccctgaTGTCACCCCAGCTCCCACCTTCGCAAAGCCCCATGCTGCAGCCGGCTCCGCCGACACCGGGCTACCAGTCGCCTGACATGAAGAGCTGGCAGCAAGGAGCCATGGGGAATAACAAGTAAGAGCACGGTGGGGATAACCTGGAGCACTCGGGTGACACAGAGAGAGGGCAGCAAGGTGACACCAAGGTGATGGTCCCCTGGTAGGGTTTTGGCAGGGGTGGCGGTGACCGTAGGTGACACCTGGCTGAGGACACGTGCTGAGCTCCTACCGTGACATCCTCCAGAAGTCACCACCAACCCATGTCCTCGTCTTCGCCTCGGCTTGGAGGCGGCCAGAAGCCCACAGTGTTTAAATGAATGAGCATGTGTGTTGAGTAAGACATGAAGGAAGCCTTTGGCTTGTAATTAAATGAGCAGCTTAATTATGGCTGCTGAAGTGGGATTAGGAAACATGACAATAAATGGAGTCAAGACCAGAAGTCGCAGGTCACTGCGTGACCTTCTTAAGAAGTGTCCAGCTCTGACGTAGGGGAGCAAATGGGAAGAGTCACCAGACttgttgccttttcttttttgcaccAGTCAGGTTTGAGCTTCAGATCACCAGAAATGTGGGAAAAACCCCCCACACAACCCCAAAAGCTCACCTGGGGCTGCCTTGCTTTGTGTCCCAGCTCTGTGCAGGAGCACGGAGCAGGAGGTTACTGGGCTGACTGGGATGAGATGGGAGCTCTCTTGGGCGGTGGGACACTTCACCTTGCCTTGCGATGGAGAGCTGTCCTGCCTGGAGCACAAGTGGGGATGGTTGGGTGTTGAGGAGGGCTCTGGAAGGAGCACGAAGGGCTGAACTTGGTGTCCCCTAGACCAGGGCTTTGCATCTGACTGACCCTTAATCCAGCCCGAAGCCCTGTAACAATCCCTCTCTTGGCACCGGTGTCTCTCCTGCTCTACCCCGTCACACCAAGGAGCCTCCTgcttcagcaggagcagagggtgGATGTCTCCATGGCACACACCTCGAGATGCCCCCCAGCTCCACGTACACCCGggtaatgtttttttccccctctctcccagCGTATTCAGCCAAGCGGGGCAGAGCCAGCCGGCGCCTGCTCAGCAGGGCATGTACAACAACATGAGCATCACCGTCTCCATGGCGGGAGGAAACACCAACGTCCAGAACATGAACCCCATGGCTGGACAGATGCAGATGAACTCGCTGCAGATGCCCGGGATGAACTCCATGTGCTCGGAGCAGGTCAGTCCCGCGCCATCCCTGCTCCCGGGGTGCTCAGCCACCTCCTGGGGGTCCTGCATTCACTTCTCTGGCCCTGGGGGTACCtggtgggaagggggaagcAGCAAAGCTGCCTCCACTGGCATTGCCGCTGTGCTGGAGCCCAAGCTCACCAGTGCCCTGGGGTGTCCttgggggggtgcaggggtgtgCCCAGGACCTCCAGCACCTGCAGCCCTCGTGGTGGGCTGGCAGTGGGTCCGTTTGTAGCCATGCACCCGCGGGGAGCTGTGAAAGCcggggatggggaatgggaaCGGTTGGATACGTGGCCTTGCCCTTTAGTGAGATCCTCCCTGGCACAGGTTGAGATGCCTCTGGCATTTTTAGCTGCTGGGGTTTGTCCCAGCGCCGTTAAGCTCCTGGCTCGTTGGTTTGGCGTGGGGCATTGCCAGGCTGGGGCTCGCAGCCTCCCCCGGGGAGAAGGCACGGGGCTCGTCGAGGAAGGAGGTTGGTCCCTCCCATTAGCTGGCCGCGGTGCAGGGGCTGAGCCGGTGGCTTTTACCCCCCTCACCGAGCAGTTGGGTGGCATTTCGTGCTCCTGGGGGTGAGATGCCCCcggagctggcagcagcctgaggcaaaggtggggaaaaaggcAAGACAGGGCCCGAtgccccccaaaaccccacagcCCACAGAGGATGCTGGTGGCACGGTGCCCATCTGTGTCCCCCCAAACTCAGCTCGAGAGGGCGGTGGGtgcccctccagcagccccggcTGAGCCTGGATCTTGCTTTTGACAGGTAAATGACCCGGCGCTGAGACCCGCGGGCCTTTACTGCAACCAGCTTTCCTCCACTGaccttttgaaaacagaagcagatggGGCGCAGGTCAGTAAGAAACTGCTAAGCACACCTCAGGTACCCCGAGGAGTTTGccgggtgtcccccccccaatAAAGGATGAACGTTCCCCGGCCGTACCGGCTCGGCACGCTCGGTTTGCACCGGGGCCGGCCCCGGTTGGCAGGGTTGGGTTGAAGCCACCGTGGTCTCACCAGCGTTGGGTGATGGCCAGCCCTCGGGGACGCCAGCACTGCTCGCCAACCCTCTTCACGCCGAAGCTCGCGCCGCTGCCGAGAGCGGTGCAGGGGAGCGGTGCCGCCGCGGCcgagatggaaaaataaacgAGTGTTGGTGTTCGACGCCCCTTGCCCCATCCCCGGGGTGACGGCGAGCGGGGAGGGTTTCTATCCTAGGCTCGGCCACCACCGGAGCGGCCGGTGGCCCCCGCGGCGCAGCCGGGCTGCCAcattaacggttggactcgatgatcccagagggctcctccaacctggttgatgattctgtgattaaagcGCGGCGGAGCGAGGAGATTTGGCTGGGGGAGGCTGCGGGGGCAGCAGCCATCGCTGCCGGACGCTGCCCGTCCCCCCGCgcagcacccagcaccaccAAAGCGTGCCCAGCTCTCGATGCGTCCGGCTCGTGGGGGGGACGATCCGCTTCACCCCCCACCTCATCCAACACCCGCCGGCGCCTCCCCCCTTCCCCGTAGCGCAGCCTTGGTTTTGCAGAGCCCGTAGGGGACGCGCCGAGACACACCACAAGCTCTTAATTTTGCTCAAACAGCCGCGCCGGACCTCGCTCACCACCAATGCCACCCCACGGCCACCACGCCACGGCTCCCCTTCCCCCAGGGGATGCCACGTTGGGGgtgtttttcccccccccccccaccaaaaatccaatttttcccttatttttttttggatgagCAACGTTCTGAACCTCGCAGAGCCGAATGAGTTGCAGcggttttctttttataggacaagaagacagaAGAGTTCTTCTCTGGGGTGGCTCCAGACTAGAGGAAGTCTCTAGTGAGTTTCCACTTCACGTAGTACCCAGatccgccgccgccggcccctgccccggccccgctaAATCCCCTCTTATCTTTTGTGTCCCAGCAGGTACAACAGGTTCAGGTCTTTGCCGACGTACAGTGTACAGTGAATCTGGTAGGAGATCCTTACCTCAACCCGTCGGCTCCCTTGGGCACCCCGAAAAACGccgccgggccgccgccgccgccgggccagCAGAAGAGCCTTCTTCAGCAGCTACTGACTGAATAACCGCTTTTCGAGGAATGTGAAATTTAAATAAGATGACCCTACAgagatatataaatatatatatattatctatttttctgagatttttgaTATCTCGACCCCGCAGCCATTCTTCAGCTCGTAGTGTTTGGAGCAAAAAGGGGGGGGTTTGTTTTATTGGGGGgggaggtgggttttttcctccttttttttttttccccatccccattttttcccccctcccctttttccccctttttcccccttttttccccttttctccccctttttttcccccttttttccccttttccccctttttcccccttttttcccttttccccttttcccccttttatccctttttcccccttttttcccccatttttaccttttctcccccttttttcccccttttttccccttttatcccctttttccccccttttttcccccttttttccccttttttcccccttttttccctttccccttttcccccttttttccccttttcccccttttttccccctttttcccctttttcccctttttcccctttcccctcttttcccccttttttcccttttttcccctttttcccccttttttccccttttatccctttttccccctttttttccccctttttttcccttttccccctttttccccccttttttccccctttttccccttttatccccttttcttccccccttttttcccttttatccccttttttccctcttttccccctttccctcttcttttccccttttttcttcccctttattttttcttccctttttccttcccccttgttttttttttccctttttttcccccccttttttcttttttttttttttcttttttaaaaaaaaagcgtCGGACGTCGGCGAAGCGCCGAGGCGGGACAGTGGGTTTCTCGAGCCAAAATTACAGATGattcttatttttgtaatcATTTCGCTGGCGGCTTAATCTGGAGGAAGGTTTCTcggggaggcggggaggggtgagaaggcagctggaggactgcggcggcggcaggaggaggaggaggaggaggaggaggaggaagagcaatCTCAGTTTCAGCTGGATCTGTCACTGATCACGTCTCGGCGCACGGAAGGGGATCGGCGCTGGACTTCTGCGGGAAAAGCCGttgtggtggttgtttttttttttgaaattcacGCTTAAACAAAagcccttctctcccctccgCCCCAGCCCGCTTGTGCGTACAATCAGCTTTTTCTAGCAATCGTGAGTTTGTcggttttaaagaaaaaaagactaaaaaaactaaaaaaaaaccaaaccagagtATTTTGACCcgccatttttttccatgttttatgCTGGTTTCAGGCCTCCGAGCGaactggggagggagggggggttACAATGTGTATAAtacaaaaggaggaggaaaaaaaaaaagaaaaaaggcaaaaaaaaaatccaaaacacaaaaaaaaaaagaccagttcggggggggaaaaaacctgcaatAATTTTTAGGGGGAaggctggggggggagggggtctGTCAATTATTGTAGATaaaattttctgattaaatattaaataaaattaagcagTCGGTTCTTTCTGCTTTGATTGTGTTTAACAGCTGAGGTAGcttaaactatttaaaataataataataaaataataataataattgaatTCTCTGTTGggagacagctttttttttttttttcccctcaagccTGTCACTGTAAATAGCTCTGAGCTCTGTATAAATTcgttttttcttctcttttagtCGGGGAGTCGCTTTTAATATTCACTGCTGACTTTTatggggagggggaggcggCTACAGGggattttaattctttttcccctctctaaaAATCGCGCTGGTGTGTGGAAAAATGTGTAGCTTTGTTGGTTGACATTTGAGTTAAAGATGACAAaagaacacaaacaaacaacaaaaaaaaaaaagaacccgAGTTGCCAGCCAAcgtttttgttgtttctgtgcCCATGGGGGCTGTTTGGTGGGGTGGGTGATGCCATCCTCGCCGCAGGAACCCCCTCTGTCACCGCGGGGCGTCACGCTGGGGAGCTGGAAATGAGTCGGGGGTGCAGAATTGGGTGGTAAAAACGTTGTCTGAGATCCCAAAGCgctggagagaaaaatagtTATTAGGCACTGAATTTACTGCTGGAGTGGGGCGAGGGATGAGGGACACCGGACCCCAcgccacagctctgctccccgtGGTGACACCGGGTTTATTCATGAAGCCAGGGGCCTGGCAGGCTGCGGGGGTGGCTCAGGGGCAGGTCTAAACCCAGGCCCTTGGGTCAAATCCTGTCCTGCCCCAGCTGGAGCATAACACCCTTAATTCAAGGCCACAACaagctgctctgtgctctgGAAAAGGGGGATATAGAGGGAAAATAGGGGTGACAGTGGCATTAACAGCGTGACCAGGACGCAGAGACGTGGGGCACACACTTCTAGCTGACAacacgcttttttttttgaaactaagTGGctcatttcaaacattttcactgTAGACGAGGCCAAACGCAGCAGGACGAGACCTGCAGCGAGCCTCGATGCTGCCGTCTGCTGTTTGCGGTGTCATCGTGCGGCTCAGCGCGAATTAAATCACAAACCTCGCTGGTGCGGGAGGAAAAAGCGATCTGGCGTGGCTGCACAGATGAACGGGAAGGCTCAAAGGGCTGCCCAAGGGGAAAGTCAGCCCTAAAAAGCACCAGAGCCATTCCCAAGCGTGGCAGAACCTAAAAGTTTGCCTGCGCTGGCTGGGAAAAGAGCGGTGAGTGTGCTGACTTCACGCAGACAGCAGGTTAATATAACACACAGGCACATTCTGCACAGAATAACATTTAATCCTCCCCTCCAAAGAGCCATTTCACACTGTGCAACTCTGTCACCTCGCAAGACGACAACTACCTGCTGCTGAGCATTAGCACAGCGTCCcagacacagcagctttcctccCGGCGCCTACCCAGGAGGGTTGCTGCCCGTGCCCGGCCGCTGTCACTTCAGCAACTTAAATTTCTTCAGGTGCTGGTGCACTTGGTCCTTCGGGTAAGGCCTGAGCGCCAGGCAGGTCGCCACGTTCTCGGGCTGCTCAGTCCATACTTCGTGGTCAATGCTGTGCTGCTTCAGGGTCTCCGCCAGCGCTGTCAGGGCAGCTTCGTCCGGAGCCTGGGGAAGAGACAGAGTCTGCTGTGAGGGCTGGGTGGGAGGTGGTGCTGGGTACCCACAAGAGCTGGGGGGAAAGAGGCAAAGCAAGGCAGCCCACGCTGAGGATGGTGGCCAGGACAGGGAGGcagccagctgcctgcacacagGTTGTAGGATGGGCAATCCCCGTACTTTGTATCTTACCCAAAGGCTTTTTATTCTTGCAGGCCCTGGCTGCGCCGCCGGCCTCTGCGAGCGCTGGGGGTAGGAGCGGGGGGGTTGTGAGCCAACACAGGTTGTAAACCTTCAAAAAtgcaggggttttttcccttgccTGGCTCTGCATGCTCAGGcaaacagctctgcccagccccacggccACACCGGGGCTGCCCCCAtagaatcccagcctggttggggtgggaacggacctctggagatcacccagcccaacccctgccaaagcagggtcacccacagcacgttgcacagggttatgtccaggcgggtttgaatatctccagagaaggagactcccccctccctgggcagcctgtgccagggctctgccaccctcacagcaaagaagttcctcctcatattcagatggaacttcccgtgtttcagtttgtgcccgttgccccttgtcctgtcactgggcaccactgagcagagtctggccccatccccttgacaccctCCCCTAAAGTGTATCACCaccccgacccccccccccctcacgAAGTGGCTGCTGCTCTTGCGGCCCTGGGTGGTTACGGGGCTCACAGGCACTAACGGCACCTCCGGCACCGGAGGCCTCGCAGGGCACAGGGACCAGCGGCCCTCGGGGGGTTTAGGCCGCGGTTCACCCCCCGCGGCTGAGGCGGGCGGGAGGGGCGCCCGGGACCGTGAGGGCAGGCCGGGGGAAGGCGGGTGACGGCCGAGCCCTCCCGGTGATGCCTCCACAGACCCCGCAGCCCCTCACCGCCCCGTCAGGGCCCTGCCCAGCCCGCCCCAACATGGCGCCCGCCCCCTCCCTAAGCGCGGCGCTCCCGGCGTGCCCCGCGGCTCCCGGCGTGCCCCGCGCACCTCCAGCACGACGGTGCGCATGGCGCCGCCCGACTCCAGGTAGGCGCGGGTGTCGCTGTGCTGGCGATGCGCGTGCACCGCGGCCAGGGCGGCGTGACAGCCCTGCGCCACCACCGCGCCCAGCGGCCACggccgcggcggccgggccAGGTCCCCGCGCAGCACCACGTACTGCAccagcgccgccgcctccgccacCGCTCCGGGCGCCGCCATGCTGCCGTACGGCGCCTGCCGCACAGCCTGCCGGGAGGCGCGGTGCGTGCGTGGAGGGGAGCTGTATCGCTGCCGCCATTTTGTTGTACGGCAAACGGTGTGGGGAGGGGAATGGCGTCAGGCGTGGTGACGTCCttccggcggcgcggaggcgCGCGGTTTGAGCGCCCGGggctgaggtgagtgcgggaggcggcggggaaCCGAGGGGGTCCCgtcccggcccggcccctcGGTGGGGCCCCGAGGTGCGTAGACCCCCGCTGCAGGCTCCCCCCGTATCCCTGTGCCCCTCGGCGGAGTCCCCGGGGGTTCCGGCCCACCCCACCCCGTCCGTGTGAGGAGAGCCCCGGCACCCCCGGGAGCCTCCCTGTcaccccccggggctggggcggctCTCCGAGCCCGTCCTGCTGGCGGAGGCCGGTGTACtggacactggtgaggccgcacctcgaatcctgggtgcagttttgggcccctcacgacaagaaagaccttgaggtgctggagcgagtccagagaagggcaacggggctggggaagggtctggagcacaagtgtgatggggagcggctgagggacctgggggggtttagcctggagaaaaggaggctgaggggagaccttctcgctctctacaactgcctgaaaggagggtgtagcgaggggggggtcggtctcttctcccaggtaacaagtgatgggacgagaggaactggcctcaagttgtgccaggggaggtttagattggagatcagggacaatttcttcatggaaagggttgtcaagcgctggcacaggctgcccagggcagtggtggagtccccatccctggggggatttaaaagccgtgtagatgtggtgctgagggccatgggttagtggtggccttggcagtgctggggtaagggttggactcgatgatcttaaaggtcctttccaaccaaatgattctatgaatcctGTCCGTGCCTGCACTCCCGGAGGTTTCTGTGTAGGGCTGGTGTGAAATGGTGGCTGATAGAAAATGGTGGGTTATAATGTGTCATTTCAGCCATCGGCCCGTGGGACGGGTCCTGAGTGGGGCCGGCCTGGCTGCTAGAACTGCCCTCGGCGCTTCTTGGAGTCCTGTTGCAgcggcaggaggaagaggaaggtcCCCTGAGGAAGAGCTCTCGCTGCCCCCACGTTACCACTTCCCAAGGGACGGAGCCTGGCCGGAGAGGGCTGACGACTGTCTTCCCACTGGCAGGAGAGCGGCCAGGGAAGATGGAGGAAGGGAAAGTGTATTCACCGGATGGTGAGAGCtggctggggtgcagggtgtgCTTTCTATCCAAGTGCAAAGTGTGTCATCCTGTGGGATGGAACCCTAAATGCTTGGGGCCACAAGTGACCCctactgtgttcagctctggggcccccaacagaagaaggacacagagctgttggggcgagtccagaggaggccacggagatgctcagagggctggagccctctgctctggagacaggctgagggagctggggctgttcagcctggagaagagaaggctccaaggagaccttctagcaccttccagtacctgaaggggctacaggaaagcaggagaggggctttttacaagggcatggagtgacgggacgagggggaacggttttaaactgcaagaggggagactgagatgagatctgaggaagaaattctttggtgtgagggtggtgagaccctggcccaggttgcccagagcagctgtggctgccccctccctggcagtgttcaaggccaggttggatggggctgggagcaacctggtctggtggaaggtgtccctgcccatggcagggggttggaactggatggtcttgaagtcccttccaacccaaaccactctatgattctataatcgTGCCTTGAGTCACTCACGGCCAGTTTAGGGTATGGGAGCTTCAGAGAAGTCACTTCTCTGTGGTTAGAAATCAGACTGAGTGTTGGAGCTCTCTTGGGACGGGGCTGGGTGCCTTTGCTGGCTCACTGCTGTCCAGGGGGTTAGCTCGCTGGTGTGGGGCACCCCAGTGTTTAGGGTCTGCTGGCACTCACCCTCGCTGTTTAAAATCCCCAAAAGCCTCTTTGTGAGACGTTTCCCTGTCCTCTGCCCCTTTGAAAAGCTCTTGAAAGTGGTTTCTTTATATATCTGCACTGCACCTACTCATTTTGGGTACTGAATTGCAGACCACTATAGTCACAGCCTGGATTTTTGAGCGTGCTGTGCTTTTCCTCGCAGGGGTGTTTGCTCACCTGGCAATGCTGGAGGCGCAGGCTCACGAGGCAGCTGTGAAGcaagaggagaaggagcagcaagAAGAGAAGCTGGCCAGGCTGAAAGCAAGAGTCCAGGAGCTGAGAGCCCAGAGGGATGAGCTGCGGGCGAAAGTGGACCTGCAGCAAAAGGGGGTGAGAAGGGGCTTGGTGCAGAGCACACCTCTGGCGTGCTCCTGCTCTCCAAGGGTGGATTTACTGAGGTATTCATACAGAGTCaactactatttttttattttccctttttaagtGACGTACAGTCCTGGTGTCCCCTGTTTTCAGCACCCTGTAGTCCAGAACTGCTGAGTCTACTTGCTTAGAGGTCGTGTGGCCGCTTCTGAACTCttttcttgaggtttttttcccctcttctgcttcatttctcctctcttctgcttgAAATGCCATCTCGCTTTTCTCAGAGCCGGATTATTATGTCTCTGTAGCCTGACTCTGTTCCCTTCAGGTGACACATTCATGTCAGTGATTCTgacctctcttctcttctggctTTTGTAGCAGCTTGGGAAAGAAGGAGTCGTGTCagacccagcacagcccagtgcTCGGGCTGTTGTAGAGTGGAATATAAAAAGGATTAAGGCCATGCTGCAGGTCTTCTACCTCACAGGTAATGTCTGAGATTTGTGTGTTCTGCCATTGGCTGCGTTTCTGCGGTGTTAAATTTTGGAAAATGAGCCTGATGTGAAGTGTAACTTCCCTGTTCAcgctgctgctgttgtgcttGGAGCCTTTAGAGTCTGAAGGTGCTGGAAGAGCAGTAACCTTGTAATTCCCTGCCTTTCACAGGAGGCCTCTGGGATGTTGCAGGAACTATTGTTTACTGAACTGTATCATTTATAAACCAAGGTCTAGATTCTGGAAAACATGTAACTACCTTATGAATTAAATATTTGGGACGCAGCCCCTCTTGTGTTGCCCTTCAAAGCCGCCCTGCACTGATGAGTTAGGGCAGCCCTGAGTAAACCCTCTCTCTGGCCCCAAGGGATCAGCGGGAAGCTGACCAAGCGGGGAGTGTGTTTC
This region of Nyctibius grandis isolate bNycGra1 chromosome 1, bNycGra1.pri, whole genome shotgun sequence genomic DNA includes:
- the PTRHD1 gene encoding putative peptidyl-tRNA hydrolase PTRHD1; its protein translation is MAAPGAVAEAAALVQYVVLRGDLARPPRPWPLGAVVAQGCHAALAAVHAHRQHSDTRAYLESGGAMRTVVLEAPDEAALTALAETLKQHSIDHEVWTEQPENVATCLALRPYPKDQVHQHLKKFKLLK